The proteins below come from a single Candidatus Bathyarchaeota archaeon genomic window:
- the gdhA gene encoding NADP-specific glutamate dehydrogenase produces the protein MYESPEAFMAYVKEKNPNQPEFHQAVDEVINSVWPVIENNPKYQNANVLERIIEPERAVMFRVTWVNDKGETKVNKGYRIQMNSAIGPYKGGLRFHPSVTLSVLKFLAFEQVFKNSLTTLPMGGAKGGSDFDPKGKSDAEVMRFCQNFMQELSRYIGPDTDVPAGDIGVGGREIGFMFGMYKKIHNEFTGVLTGKGLNWGGSLIRPEATGYGVTYFAEEMLKQKNESFEGKTVAISGSGNVAQYAVEKVSELGGKVVTLSDSDGAIYDPEGISGAKLAYVMDLKNNKRGRIKEYVSKYRNTEYLEGKRPWEIECDVALPCATQNEICGQDAKTLVGNDCICVCEGANMPTEPQGVKCFLENEVLYGQGKAANAGGVATSGLEMSQNSMRLSWTRDEVDARLRQIMKSIHATCVKYGKEGDYVNYVKGANIGGFVKVADAMVDQGII, from the coding sequence ATGTACGAATCCCCCGAAGCCTTCATGGCATACGTGAAAGAAAAAAATCCTAACCAACCCGAATTCCACCAAGCAGTAGACGAAGTCATAAACTCCGTTTGGCCAGTTATCGAAAACAACCCAAAATACCAAAACGCCAACGTCTTAGAGCGCATAATCGAGCCTGAACGAGCAGTAATGTTTAGGGTAACATGGGTTAACGATAAAGGCGAAACCAAAGTAAACAAGGGCTACCGAATTCAAATGAACAGCGCCATAGGCCCCTACAAGGGTGGGCTGCGTTTCCACCCCAGCGTCACATTAAGTGTGCTCAAGTTTTTAGCCTTCGAACAAGTGTTTAAGAACTCGTTAACCACCCTGCCGATGGGCGGCGCTAAAGGCGGCTCAGATTTTGACCCCAAAGGAAAAAGCGACGCCGAAGTCATGCGTTTCTGCCAGAACTTTATGCAGGAGCTCTCCCGCTATATTGGTCCAGACACCGATGTTCCCGCCGGCGACATAGGCGTCGGCGGCAGAGAAATCGGCTTTATGTTTGGGATGTACAAGAAAATACACAATGAATTCACCGGCGTGTTAACTGGCAAAGGCCTCAACTGGGGCGGCAGCTTAATCCGGCCTGAAGCAACCGGCTACGGCGTAACTTACTTTGCGGAAGAAATGCTTAAACAAAAAAACGAAAGCTTCGAGGGCAAAACCGTGGCTATATCAGGTTCAGGTAACGTTGCCCAGTATGCAGTGGAGAAAGTCTCTGAACTCGGCGGAAAAGTAGTTACCCTATCTGACAGCGACGGCGCCATCTATGACCCCGAAGGCATCTCCGGAGCCAAACTCGCCTACGTCATGGATTTAAAAAACAACAAGAGAGGGCGAATAAAGGAATACGTCTCCAAATACCGAAATACGGAGTACTTGGAGGGTAAACGGCCTTGGGAAATCGAATGCGACGTTGCCTTGCCATGCGCCACCCAAAACGAAATCTGCGGACAAGATGCCAAAACCCTTGTGGGCAACGATTGCATCTGCGTTTGCGAGGGCGCTAACATGCCAACAGAACCGCAGGGCGTCAAATGTTTCCTTGAAAACGAAGTCTTGTACGGTCAAGGTAAAGCGGCTAACGCGGGCGGAGTGGCTACTTCGGGGCTGGAAATGTCCCAGAACAGCATGCGTTTGTCCTGGACGCGAGACGAGGTGGATGCGCGTTTACGTCAAATCATGAAGTCAATTCATGCAACCTGCGTTAAGTATGGCAAAGAAGGCGACTACGTAAACTACGTCAAAGGCGCAAACATCGGCGGCTTTGTTAAAGTTGCAGATGCCATGGTGGATCAAGGCATAATTTAG
- a CDS encoding phosphate uptake regulator PhoU, whose product MERKIMSLGKSSLVVSLPKEWMQLNDLKKGETVSFNIQKDRSLVIYPSALKKADLKEITLAVGQNEEEIYITQKILGAFLNGYTGIMLSSDNVFTVPQTKAIRNMAGRLYLRVMEADAKCVYIQSLMDESKASLEQALQRMHLISRSMCEGALTALKDNDVALAKSAYSLDDDVDQFAFFIVRILRNAGQDPHLANELHIDPLDCMDHQMLVTHMEHASDYAADITRHIIMLNGAAQTIPQDVLALMVSAGTEVTGLYVQAVEAFFSKDVTNAVRIMKFRQKMDKIDVEITSRSFTGPQKSAELVCGICSIRDNIKRIAHCTFNIAETAVNRAFKEPRPENDDLKIKTDQ is encoded by the coding sequence ATGGAACGCAAAATAATGTCACTGGGCAAATCCTCGCTGGTTGTATCCTTGCCCAAAGAGTGGATGCAGCTAAACGACCTCAAAAAAGGCGAAACCGTCAGCTTCAACATCCAAAAAGACCGCTCACTGGTCATCTATCCCAGCGCACTCAAAAAAGCCGACCTTAAAGAAATCACTTTGGCGGTGGGGCAAAACGAGGAAGAAATCTACATCACCCAGAAAATCCTTGGCGCCTTCCTCAACGGCTACACAGGCATCATGCTCTCATCCGACAACGTTTTCACGGTGCCGCAGACCAAAGCCATCCGCAACATGGCGGGGCGACTTTACCTTCGGGTTATGGAGGCAGACGCCAAATGCGTGTACATCCAGAGCCTGATGGATGAATCTAAAGCGTCGCTTGAGCAGGCGCTGCAGCGGATGCATTTGATTTCCCGCAGCATGTGCGAGGGCGCCTTGACTGCGCTTAAAGATAATGATGTGGCGCTGGCTAAATCGGCTTATTCGCTTGACGATGACGTGGATCAATTCGCGTTTTTTATTGTTAGGATTTTGCGTAATGCTGGGCAGGATCCCCATTTAGCCAACGAACTCCACATTGACCCGTTGGATTGTATGGATCACCAGATGCTCGTCACACACATGGAGCATGCCTCTGACTACGCTGCCGACATCACCCGCCACATAATCATGCTTAACGGCGCAGCGCAAACTATCCCTCAGGACGTGTTGGCGCTTATGGTCAGCGCAGGCACCGAAGTCACAGGGCTATATGTGCAGGCAGTCGAAGCCTTCTTCTCCAAGGATGTAACCAACGCGGTCCGAATTATGAAGTTCCGCCAGAAAATGGATAAAATCGACGTGGAAATCACCTCACGCTCCTTTACGGGTCCACAGAAAAGCGCCGAGTTGGTCTGCGGCATCTGCTCGATCCGCGACAACATCAAACGCATCGCGCACTGCACATTTAACATCGCCGAAACCGCGGTGAACCGAGCCTTCAAAGAGCCCAGACCAGAAAACGATGACCTAAAAATCAAAACCGACCAATAA
- a CDS encoding ECF transporter S component produces the protein MNRPNQPLRNSNLKIATIDLVLMALFASMGLATKNLLYPILGPLIGAAYIPTGAVTGGLYMMWPVMAFGLIRKPGAATMVSLIQACISLVMPFGNFGVLSFVIYLGPGLAIDAFFLLTRHRACCLGCCMGASALANVVGTVLVGATVLFLPWIVLTFLAVIAAISGCIGGFIANLLLVRTAKLGIGGKKIG, from the coding sequence ATGAACCGGCCAAACCAACCCCTGCGCAACAGCAACCTCAAAATCGCCACCATAGACCTAGTTCTTATGGCGCTTTTCGCCAGCATGGGCTTAGCAACCAAAAACCTACTCTACCCCATCCTGGGCCCCCTAATCGGAGCAGCCTACATCCCCACCGGCGCAGTAACCGGCGGATTATACATGATGTGGCCCGTGATGGCGTTTGGGCTCATACGCAAACCCGGCGCCGCCACCATGGTTTCGCTTATCCAAGCCTGCATAAGCCTAGTCATGCCCTTCGGTAACTTCGGGGTGCTCTCCTTTGTGATTTACCTCGGACCCGGATTAGCCATCGACGCCTTCTTTCTGTTGACCCGCCATAGAGCCTGCTGCCTTGGCTGCTGCATGGGCGCCTCAGCCCTCGCCAACGTGGTGGGAACCGTGCTTGTCGGCGCCACGGTGCTTTTTCTGCCATGGATTGTGCTGACGTTTTTAGCTGTGATCGCAGCCATAAGCGGCTGCATCGGCGGATTCATCGCTAATTTGCTCCTGGTCAGAACCGCAAAACTTGGAATCGGAGGAAAAAAAATTGGATAA
- a CDS encoding glycogen debranching enzyme N-terminal domain-containing protein encodes MELPSIVFRQNDISQFEQAIKKEWLITNGLGGYASSTVLGLNTRKYHALLVAALHPPGDRTVILSKLDEDIDVDGKIYQLGANDFRHDIYPQGYKYLTQFQVSPLPIYIYRAGEVEIEKSLVLPYAKNAVIAHYHVTNSSQTDAAIKVYPLLSYRHYHYSINRKEKPVLFDQNATENTLELTFKDPPACVAIKAVGGSFMQRPVWADGVFYREEENRGESSSDESYIPGFFEFHAPKNTTANFAIATAVNSSMQETQTTLAEFGSDVASIQKVFSEELERRRKMLGSVYSSLGEFKATDGLNWLLQAANDFNVSGDKDKRFIIAGYQWFGSWGRDSFISLPGLLLATAKFEDARSVILDYTHYCRQGLVPNLIDDKTGEPLYNTVDGTLWYVNSILQYVKYTGGYEFVAKALWGTLKDIFENHKRGTLNGIHVDNDGLLAHGPQLTWMDAVVGESPVTPRGGKAVEVQALWYNALRAMQLFALKYHEKQAAEDYAEMAEQARESFCEKFWNPKSNSLYDLIDDAGDADWSTRPNQVIAGALDFSIIDKEKIGQVVDFVQSELLTPVGLRTLSPKDPRYRGRYEGGREARDQAYHCGTVWPWLTGPFTTAYLRAKGYADFNRESAYRTFIEPLFDAELSRGGLGTINEIYDGDSPFLPRGCIAQAWSVAEPLRAYIEDVLMIRPKYEKQTVLDLSVQTQ; translated from the coding sequence TTGGAGCTGCCCTCGATAGTGTTTAGGCAAAACGACATTTCGCAGTTTGAACAAGCCATAAAAAAAGAGTGGCTGATAACCAATGGCTTAGGCGGATATGCCTCATCTACTGTTCTGGGATTAAACACCAGAAAATATCATGCGTTACTTGTGGCAGCTCTGCATCCGCCAGGCGACCGAACCGTCATCCTCTCGAAACTCGACGAGGACATCGACGTCGACGGTAAAATCTACCAGCTTGGCGCAAACGATTTCCGCCATGACATTTATCCTCAGGGATACAAGTACTTAACCCAGTTCCAGGTTTCTCCCCTTCCAATCTACATCTACCGAGCCGGCGAAGTGGAGATAGAGAAATCCCTCGTATTGCCCTACGCAAAAAACGCGGTCATTGCACATTACCATGTGACGAATTCAAGCCAAACCGACGCGGCGATCAAGGTTTATCCGCTTTTATCGTATAGGCACTATCATTACTCCATTAACAGAAAAGAGAAACCTGTTCTATTCGATCAGAACGCAACCGAGAACACGCTTGAATTAACATTTAAAGACCCGCCCGCGTGCGTGGCAATTAAAGCGGTTGGCGGCAGCTTTATGCAGCGGCCAGTGTGGGCTGACGGAGTCTTCTATCGGGAAGAAGAAAACCGGGGGGAATCAAGCAGCGACGAAAGCTACATTCCCGGCTTCTTTGAATTCCACGCCCCAAAAAACACTACAGCCAACTTCGCCATCGCCACCGCAGTTAACAGCAGCATGCAGGAAACCCAAACAACCCTAGCTGAATTCGGCTCAGATGTTGCTTCGATCCAAAAAGTCTTCAGTGAAGAACTGGAAAGGCGCCGAAAAATGCTTGGCAGCGTTTACTCGTCATTGGGAGAGTTCAAAGCCACCGATGGGTTAAATTGGCTTCTGCAGGCCGCCAACGATTTTAACGTTAGCGGAGATAAAGACAAACGCTTCATCATCGCGGGGTACCAGTGGTTTGGCTCATGGGGCCGAGACAGCTTTATTTCCCTGCCGGGTTTGCTGCTTGCCACCGCAAAGTTTGAGGATGCCCGAAGCGTGATTCTAGATTACACTCATTACTGCCGCCAAGGCTTGGTTCCGAATCTGATTGATGACAAAACCGGCGAGCCCCTCTACAACACCGTCGACGGCACCCTATGGTACGTTAACTCGATACTGCAGTACGTGAAATACACCGGCGGCTACGAGTTCGTGGCGAAGGCGCTGTGGGGCACCCTCAAAGATATTTTTGAGAACCACAAAAGAGGAACCCTAAACGGCATCCACGTGGATAACGATGGGCTGCTAGCGCATGGGCCCCAGTTGACGTGGATGGATGCGGTGGTAGGCGAGAGCCCGGTGACTCCGCGGGGGGGAAAAGCCGTGGAGGTTCAGGCTTTATGGTATAATGCATTGCGTGCCATGCAGCTGTTTGCCCTCAAGTACCATGAGAAACAAGCTGCCGAAGACTACGCGGAGATGGCTGAGCAGGCAAGGGAGAGTTTCTGCGAGAAATTCTGGAACCCTAAAAGTAATTCGCTCTATGACCTTATTGACGATGCCGGCGACGCGGACTGGTCAACTAGGCCTAATCAGGTGATTGCGGGGGCGCTGGATTTTTCGATAATTGATAAAGAAAAAATCGGTCAGGTGGTCGATTTTGTGCAATCAGAGCTTCTCACGCCGGTTGGGTTGCGGACGCTCTCGCCTAAGGATCCACGTTACAGAGGCAGATATGAGGGCGGCAGGGAAGCTAGAGATCAGGCGTATCACTGCGGCACTGTGTGGCCCTGGTTGACGGGTCCCTTCACGACGGCGTATCTTAGGGCTAAAGGATACGCTGACTTCAACCGAGAATCCGCCTACAGAACCTTCATAGAGCCCCTCTTCGATGCCGAGTTGAGCCGCGGCGGCTTAGGAACCATCAACGAGATATATGATGGGGATTCGCCGTTTCTGCCCCGAGGCTGCATAGCTCAAGCCTGGAGCGTCGCGGAGCCGCTTAGGGCATACATTGAAGATGTGCTGATGATTAGGCCAAAATACGAGAAACAAACGGTGCTGGACCTCTCGGTTCAGACCCAATAG
- a CDS encoding Lrp/AsnC family transcriptional regulator, translated as MGTQLDKIDTAIIRALQKDARFNFASIAKTCNVSVDTISKRFHKIANNGVARGTTVLLNPKSFGCDCVGSFGIRADFSHIEAIREFLKGMPEIVFSARTMGRHSIFAVAIVKNVTKLNELKELIKAHPMVREINTSIWVNDILLCPENFDLPKPQGEDIAGQY; from the coding sequence GTGGGAACCCAGCTCGACAAAATAGACACCGCCATCATAAGGGCTCTCCAAAAAGACGCCCGATTCAACTTTGCTTCAATCGCGAAAACCTGCAATGTCTCAGTAGACACCATCAGCAAACGATTCCATAAAATCGCAAACAACGGCGTGGCAAGGGGAACAACTGTTCTGTTAAACCCAAAAAGTTTCGGATGCGACTGCGTGGGCAGCTTTGGAATAAGAGCAGATTTCTCTCACATCGAGGCAATAAGGGAATTCCTTAAGGGTATGCCGGAGATAGTTTTTTCTGCCCGCACCATGGGAAGGCACAGCATCTTCGCGGTTGCCATCGTAAAAAACGTTACCAAACTCAACGAGTTAAAAGAGTTAATTAAAGCACACCCTATGGTTAGGGAGATAAACACCAGCATATGGGTTAATGATATTCTGTTATGCCCCGAAAACTTTGATTTACCTAAACCCCAAGGAGAGGACATCGCTGGACAATATTGA
- a CDS encoding sulfide/dihydroorotate dehydrogenase-like FAD/NAD-binding protein, producing MQNPELNQIVEKTQLNSVTKKITVYAPDIAAKAKAGQFVIFKTHQDSERIPLTLSSWDKEKGTISHIFQEVGYSTKELGALKAGDKIQSVAGPLGNASEIKKFGTAAVVCGGLGTAVAYPVAKALKEAGNRVISIIGARNVDLFILEEEMKAVSDEVWYASDDGTKGQKGFVSDVLKSLILKNYYIDIVFAIGPPIMMSVIADLTRPYRIKTIASLNPIMVDGMGMCGACRVTVGDRIHFACVDGPEFDAHQVNFKELMQRLKCYCTEEKNPSLNDLGGACKCHSQ from the coding sequence ATGCAAAACCCTGAACTCAACCAAATAGTTGAAAAAACCCAACTTAACTCCGTGACCAAAAAAATCACGGTCTACGCCCCAGACATCGCCGCAAAAGCAAAAGCCGGCCAATTCGTAATCTTCAAAACCCACCAAGACAGCGAACGCATCCCCCTCACCCTCTCATCCTGGGACAAAGAAAAAGGCACCATCTCCCACATATTCCAAGAAGTCGGGTACTCCACCAAAGAACTCGGCGCACTCAAAGCCGGAGACAAAATCCAAAGCGTCGCCGGACCCCTAGGAAACGCCAGCGAAATCAAGAAATTCGGAACCGCCGCCGTTGTCTGCGGTGGCTTAGGCACAGCAGTCGCTTACCCCGTGGCTAAAGCCCTCAAAGAAGCCGGAAACAGAGTCATATCCATCATAGGCGCAAGGAACGTCGATCTCTTCATCCTCGAAGAAGAGATGAAGGCGGTCTCCGACGAGGTTTGGTATGCCTCAGATGATGGCACCAAAGGACAGAAGGGCTTTGTCAGCGACGTCCTCAAATCTCTTATCTTGAAAAACTATTACATCGACATAGTTTTCGCCATCGGCCCCCCAATAATGATGAGCGTTATCGCCGACCTTACCCGCCCCTATCGCATTAAAACCATCGCCAGCCTCAACCCCATCATGGTTGACGGCATGGGCATGTGCGGCGCCTGCCGCGTCACCGTCGGCGACCGAATCCATTTCGCATGCGTGGATGGACCCGAATTTGATGCTCACCAAGTTAACTTTAAAGAGCTCATGCAGCGGCTCAAATGCTACTGCACCGAGGAAAAGAATCCCTCACTTAATGATCTAGGAGGAGCATGCAAATGTCACAGCCAATAA
- a CDS encoding LysR family transcriptional regulator yields the protein MQPLTYHFKLWIVNEKDEAVFGDGLARLLEAIDRHHSILEAAKELGMSYRYALHRITLAEGRLEEPLVVRVRGGAKGGGSSEVTAFGKDLVLRFRKTQALVESTLKEKP from the coding sequence ATGCAGCCCCTCACCTACCACTTCAAACTCTGGATAGTAAACGAAAAAGACGAAGCCGTCTTCGGCGACGGATTAGCACGGTTACTGGAAGCAATCGACAGGCACCACTCCATACTCGAAGCCGCCAAGGAACTCGGCATGTCCTATCGCTATGCGCTTCATCGGATAACGCTGGCTGAGGGACGGCTTGAGGAGCCGCTGGTTGTGCGGGTGCGGGGCGGCGCGAAGGGCGGCGGTTCCTCTGAGGTGACGGCGTTTGGGAAGGATTTGGTTTTGCGTTTCAGGAAGACCCAGGCGCTTGTGGAGTCCACGCTTAAAGAAAAACCCTAA
- a CDS encoding glycosyltransferase family 4 protein, with product MFPKSKSALPTPVSPMTRAATLSCWRKPKTADNLTVMMLSWEFPPRVIGGISPHVYFLARDLVKQGINVHVVTCDFPNASTDEVMDGIEVHRIYSYRNPSPDFASWVYLMNVNMQKDAARLVRELGGKIDVFHAHDWLVADAAVGLKHVFRKPLLVTMHSTEIGRRESLHTTTENMIHETENWLTYEAWRVICCSHYMISHVKWAFSLPDNKMVMIPNGVYAKTYEDLKVEEEFRSNFALPEEKIVLFVGRLVYEKGIHVLVNAMPQVLSQVNAKFIIVGSGYMKEQLQSIVHGLGLDHKVFFEGFMDENSLLKLQKIADVTVVPSLFEPFGIVALEAMAAGSPVVVSDTGGMSEIVEHDVSGVKVYPNDASSLAWGINRVLLDEGYRGRLRQEAYRVVTERYGWDRIAQQTKRAYHEVMEEYARSGWSPTKSQRI from the coding sequence ATGTTCCCAAAATCAAAATCCGCGTTGCCGACGCCAGTGTCCCCGATGACGCGTGCGGCTACGTTAAGCTGCTGGAGGAAACCAAAAACGGCTGATAACTTGACGGTTATGATGCTTTCATGGGAGTTTCCGCCTCGAGTTATCGGAGGAATCTCGCCTCACGTGTACTTCTTAGCTAGGGACCTTGTTAAACAGGGCATCAATGTCCATGTGGTAACCTGCGATTTCCCCAACGCATCAACCGATGAGGTGATGGATGGAATCGAGGTGCACCGCATCTACTCTTACAGGAATCCATCCCCCGATTTTGCCTCATGGGTTTACCTGATGAATGTGAACATGCAAAAAGACGCCGCTCGTCTGGTGCGGGAGCTAGGGGGCAAAATCGACGTTTTCCATGCGCACGACTGGCTTGTAGCCGACGCCGCAGTGGGGCTTAAACATGTTTTTAGAAAACCCCTCCTTGTAACGATGCATTCCACCGAAATCGGGCGACGGGAGAGTTTGCATACCACAACCGAAAATATGATCCATGAAACCGAGAATTGGCTAACTTATGAAGCATGGCGGGTAATCTGCTGCAGCCACTACATGATTTCGCATGTTAAGTGGGCGTTCTCGCTGCCTGATAACAAGATGGTTATGATTCCAAACGGCGTTTACGCCAAAACCTACGAGGACCTCAAAGTGGAGGAGGAGTTTAGGAGCAATTTTGCGTTGCCTGAAGAAAAAATAGTTTTATTCGTGGGAAGGTTAGTTTACGAAAAGGGCATTCATGTGCTGGTTAATGCGATGCCCCAGGTTCTAAGCCAAGTCAACGCTAAATTCATCATAGTCGGCAGCGGCTACATGAAAGAGCAACTGCAAAGCATCGTCCATGGCCTCGGCTTGGACCATAAAGTCTTTTTCGAAGGCTTCATGGATGAGAATTCGCTGCTGAAACTACAGAAGATAGCGGACGTGACGGTTGTTCCGTCCCTGTTTGAACCGTTTGGAATCGTGGCGTTGGAGGCTATGGCTGCGGGGAGCCCGGTGGTGGTTTCTGACACGGGCGGCATGTCCGAAATCGTTGAACATGACGTTTCTGGAGTGAAGGTTTACCCTAATGATGCTTCATCGCTTGCATGGGGGATTAACAGGGTTCTGCTCGATGAGGGCTATCGGGGGCGCCTTAGGCAAGAAGCGTATAGGGTGGTTACGGAGAGGTATGGTTGGGACAGGATAGCTCAGCAGACGAAACGTGCCTACCACGAAGTCATGGAGGAATATGCAAGGAGCGGCTGGTCCCCGACGAAAAGTCAGCGAATTTAA
- a CDS encoding Lrp/AsnC family transcriptional regulator, whose amino-acid sequence MIYLNPKERTSLDNIDLAIVEALSKNARTSFRQIAQDLNVSPDTIIDRYNALQEKGVIRGSTIVLNPKEIGYHAMAVFMIDVSPRDNSREPFDSTVILETLIKLKDIIVASKTVGDYDLMAIGVIRDFKHLFDVRNQIAAIPGVKDMDVSFWNEITELCPKYFVI is encoded by the coding sequence TTGATTTACCTAAACCCCAAGGAGAGGACATCGCTGGACAATATTGACTTGGCAATTGTGGAGGCGTTAAGCAAAAACGCCCGGACATCCTTTCGCCAAATCGCCCAAGACCTAAACGTTTCGCCCGACACCATAATTGACCGATACAATGCCCTCCAAGAAAAAGGCGTCATCCGAGGCTCAACCATCGTCCTTAACCCAAAAGAAATCGGCTACCACGCCATGGCAGTTTTTATGATTGATGTATCTCCAAGGGATAATAGCCGAGAACCCTTTGACTCCACAGTTATCCTCGAGACCCTGATAAAACTAAAAGACATCATTGTGGCCTCGAAAACCGTTGGGGATTATGATCTTATGGCGATCGGGGTGATTAGGGATTTTAAGCATCTTTTTGACGTGCGAAACCAGATTGCTGCCATTCCAGGGGTAAAAGACATGGATGTTTCCTTCTGGAATGAGATAACTGAGCTTTGCCCAAAATACTTCGTGATATAA
- the gltA gene encoding NADPH-dependent glutamate synthase, with the protein MSQPIKEAPKHTSRLKAVEVPKQDAAARSKNFHEVVLGYTEEQAQSEASRCLNCPKPQCVEGCPVSVPIPQFIALLKQKDYDAAIKKVKEKNSLPAICGRVCPQEEQCQKMCILGKRGEAVSIGRLERFVADMEQAKGIKAQAVPEWNGKKVAVVGAGPAGLTVAADLAKMGYKVTIYEALHTGGGVLVYGIPEFRLPKRIVQSEIDYIKTLGVELQPDYLIGRIFTVDELFQKGFNAVFIGTGAGLPKFLNVPGENLNGIYSANEFLIRVNLMKAYDFPQSKTPLRVGKKVAVIGGGNVALDSARCALRLGANEVSIIYRRTKSEMPARQEEIENAEEEGIIFRWLTAPLKFFGDEQGNVKAMETLSMRLCDADDTGRHQVAPIEGSEATMDVDTVIVAIGRTPNPIIQATTTGLKTQRGGIIASDGNFKTSIDGVYVGGDIATGEATVISAMGTAKTAAKAIHEYLQKQDKKQ; encoded by the coding sequence ATGTCACAGCCAATAAAAGAAGCCCCAAAACACACAAGCCGCCTAAAAGCAGTTGAAGTTCCCAAGCAGGACGCGGCTGCCCGAAGCAAAAACTTCCATGAAGTCGTGCTCGGCTACACCGAGGAGCAGGCGCAGTCTGAAGCGTCCCGGTGCCTAAACTGCCCCAAACCCCAATGCGTCGAAGGCTGCCCCGTCAGCGTACCCATCCCCCAGTTCATCGCGTTACTCAAGCAGAAAGACTACGATGCAGCCATCAAGAAAGTAAAAGAGAAAAACAGCCTACCCGCCATCTGCGGCAGAGTCTGCCCCCAAGAGGAGCAATGCCAAAAAATGTGCATTCTCGGCAAGAGGGGCGAGGCGGTTTCTATTGGGCGATTGGAACGTTTCGTTGCTGACATGGAGCAGGCAAAGGGCATTAAGGCGCAGGCGGTTCCCGAGTGGAACGGCAAAAAAGTCGCGGTGGTCGGCGCTGGCCCCGCCGGTTTAACGGTTGCTGCTGACCTTGCCAAAATGGGCTATAAAGTCACCATTTACGAGGCGCTTCACACTGGCGGCGGCGTCTTGGTCTACGGTATCCCCGAGTTCCGCTTGCCTAAACGCATCGTGCAATCAGAAATCGATTACATCAAAACCCTCGGCGTCGAGTTGCAGCCTGATTACCTCATCGGCAGAATCTTCACAGTCGACGAACTCTTCCAGAAGGGCTTCAACGCCGTCTTCATCGGCACAGGCGCAGGGCTCCCCAAGTTCCTCAACGTGCCCGGCGAAAACCTCAACGGCATCTACAGCGCCAACGAATTCCTCATCCGCGTCAACCTCATGAAAGCCTACGATTTCCCCCAAAGCAAAACCCCCCTGCGTGTGGGCAAAAAAGTGGCGGTTATCGGCGGCGGCAACGTCGCACTCGACTCCGCACGCTGCGCTCTACGCTTAGGCGCCAATGAAGTCTCCATCATTTATCGCAGAACCAAAAGCGAGATGCCTGCACGCCAAGAGGAAATCGAGAACGCCGAGGAAGAAGGCATAATCTTTAGGTGGCTTACGGCGCCGCTAAAGTTCTTTGGCGACGAGCAGGGCAACGTTAAAGCCATGGAGACGCTTTCGATGCGGCTCTGTGACGCAGACGACACTGGACGCCATCAGGTTGCGCCCATCGAGGGTTCAGAGGCAACCATGGATGTGGATACGGTAATCGTGGCTATCGGACGCACGCCTAACCCCATTATACAGGCAACCACCACGGGCCTTAAGACCCAACGCGGCGGCATCATAGCCAGCGACGGGAACTTTAAGACCAGCATCGACGGCGTCTACGTCGGAGGCGACATCGCAACCGGCGAAGCAACAGTCATCAGCGCCATGGGCACCGCCAAAACCGCAGCCAAAGCCATACACGAGTACCTTCAAAAACAAGACAAAAAACAGTAA